A window of Trichoderma atroviride chromosome 3, complete sequence contains these coding sequences:
- a CDS encoding uncharacterized protein (EggNog:ENOG41~MEROPS:MER0005329~SECRETED:SignalP(1-24)), protein MRVGHTSLALLCVVAEKFVQVSLAAHVIHERALPTNDWVKLGNINPDGLLPVRIGLTQQNLVQGHDLLMERSTPGHPKYGQHMTQDEVFKLFAPHDDSVNAVQNWLESEGIKPDRVTRSGNFQWIQFHATVTELEKLTNSTYDIYEHQKTGVRHVGTDEYSIPAELKVHIDMISPAIKRLQIAGPVKDQQIPIPQNTEAQNIRRQSHHNVIPAAPLTGSDVTNDCNTFLTPRCISNMYRMPLNSGNSSIHGNELGIYQLQPYNQSDLTWFYKKFAPHMDHNVSPLFDSINGAPRFSDDQTANTTGDGQAMLDIQVASPIVYPQHVRVLGVEDVYYQERASRGLFNNFLDAIDGSYCNLTAFNITGDSPKYDPSYPDGHGYVEDRMCGVFTPTNVISISYSPEEAQQSANYDRRQCNEWMKLGLMGITVVGSTGVYGVAGNENECLQTYDARNVFNPLSLTNCPYVLAVGSTQLAPGVHDGSQGYEVGLQTVPYASGGGFSNIYEAPAYQKSALDCYWENNYPLYLYYNVTNNQTIGQWGGLFNIAGRGFPDISAIGANIVTVDQGDVHTTSAKSGAAPLIGAIITRINEERLKANMSTVAFINPALYANTSIFNDVTVGNATGCGGFGFQAVKGWDPVTGLGTPDYPSMLEYFLSIGKPFNEELK, encoded by the exons ATGCGTGTGGGACATACATCCCTGGCGCTTCTCTGCGTCGTAGCAGAGAAGTTTGTCCAAGTATCGTTGGCTGCACATGTCATCCATGAGCGGGCTCTGCCAACAAATGACTGGGTCAAACTGGGCAACATCAATCCTGACGGTCTGCTGCCTGTTAGAATTGGTTTGACTCAGCAAAATCTTGTCCAAGGACATGATTTGCTCATGGAAAG ATCTACCCCTGGCCACCCCAAGTATGGCCAACATATGACACAAGATGAAGTTTTTAAACTATTCGCACCACATGACGACAGTGTGAATGCAGTGCAGAACTGGCTGGAATCCGAGGGAATCAAGCCGGATCGTGTGACTAGATCCGGCAATTTTCAATGGATACAGTTTCATGCTACTGTAACGGAGCTTGAGAAACTCACCAACTCGACTTACGACATCTATGAGCACCAAAAGACTGGCGTTCGCCATGTTGGTACCGATGAATATTCGATTCCGGCCGAGCTTAAAGTCCACATCGACATGATTTCACCTGCCATTAAACGACTGCAGATTGCCGGACCCGTCAAAGATCAACAGATTCCGATACCTCAAAACACCGAAGCCCAAAATATTCGCCGACAGTCACACCATAATGTAATTCCTGCAGCCCCATTGACTGGCTCAGATGTCACAAACGATTGCAACACTTTCCTCACCCCCCGCTGCATTAGCAATATGTATCGCATGCCTCTTAACAGCGGGAACTCGAGCATCCACGGCAATGAACTGGGTATTTATCAGCTACAACCGTACAATCAAAGTGATTTGACCTGGTTTTACAAGAAATTTGCGCC GCACATGGACCACAACGTCAGCCCTTTATTCGACTCAATTAACGGCGCCCCCAGGTTCAGCGATGATCAAACGGCTAACACGACGGGAGATGGCCAAGCTATGCTGGACATACAGGTCGCTTCTCCAATCGTTTACCCTCAGCATGTCCGCGTCcttggcgttgaagatgtcTACTATCAAGAGAGAGCATCGAGGGGATTGTTCAACAACTTTCTCGACGCTATTGACGGTAGCTATTGCAACCTCACTGCATTCAACATCACAGGAGATAGCCCCAAATACGATCCGAGTTACCCAGATGGCCACGGCTACGTAGAGGACAGGATGTGCGGCGTCTTCACGCCGACTAATgtcatttccatctcttatAGCCCGGAAGAAGCGCAGCAAAGTGCAAACTACGATCGGCGCCAGTGCAATGAGTGGATGAAGCTCGGCCTGATGGGCATCACGGTAGTCGGCTCAACGGGAGTTTACGGTGTTGCTGGAAACGAAAACGAATGTTTACAAACTTATGACGCAAGAAACGTCTTCAATCCGCTGTCTCTGACTAATTGCCCATATGTTCTCGCCGTGGGCTCGACACAATTGGCACCAGGTGTTCATGATGGCAGCCAGGGTTATGAGGTTGGCCTTCAAACCGTCCCTTACGCCTCgggcggcggcttctcaAATATCTACGAAGCTCCTGCGTACCAAAAGAGCGCTTTAGATTGCTATTGGGAGAACAATTACCCGCTATACTTGTACTATAACGTCACAAACAACCAAACTATCGGCCAATGGGGCGGCCTCTTTAACATTGCTGGTCGCGGATTTCCAGATATATCGGCAATTGGAGCCAACATTGTCACTGTTGACCAAGGTGACGTTCATACCACCAGCGCCAAATCAGGGGCTGCTCCGCTTATTGGTGCCATTATCACTCGCATCAACGAAGAACGCTTGAAAGCGAATATGTCGACGGTGGCGTTTATAAACCCAGCGTTATATGCTAATACTAGCATTTTCAATGATGTTACAGTAGGCAACGCAACTGGCTGTGGTGGGTTTGGCTTTCAAGCCGTCAAAGGCTGGGATCCGGTAACGGGCTTGGGAACTCCAGACTATCCCAGCATGTTAGAATACTTCTTGTCCATTGGTAAACCGTTCAACGAGGAGTTGAAGTGA
- a CDS encoding uncharacterized protein (EggNog:ENOG41~MEROPS:MER0006204~SECRETED:SignalP(1-27)): MTLKNSHINFLISHSLAFLQLLNMSLSAEILSSLRDTIDRACLDPQKDIPGATVVVISKDGKELFAHSAGKRGLVSKDPMTLDTVFWIASCTKMLTAFACMQLVEKGALQLDDGDSLENIVPELKEVQVLREDGTCETKNKKITLRMLLTHTSGFGYSFMNERLRDWSFPAGVNEFSGRIEHIISQPLVFQPGEGWEYGTGIDWAGIAVERISGFALNAYFQKHMFEPLGIKDMTMFPSKDMKDRLAYMHDRAPAGIIRPRDHLLQLPLVIDPNNVAETRRVFNSGGAGLFARPQEYCKVLAVLLNDGTCPRTGVQLLRKETVDEMFRNQIPQFPNYSRQGIPASKPDLTNALSELYPVPENPPQGWGLTFMKTNGSSTGRSTDAAHWAGLPNLWWWCDRENGVAGMVCTQILPFADSRVISLWVELETQVYKSLSEWKNE, encoded by the exons ATGACACTGAAAAACTCGCACATTAATTTCCTAATATCGCACTCCCTTGCTTTTCTCCAATTGCTAAACATGTCTCTCAGCGCTGAAATTCTCTCGAGTCTCCGAGACACGATTGACAGAGCTTGTCTTGACCCCCAAAAAGATATTCCAGGGGCTACGGTTGTGGTTATTAGCAAAGATGGAAAGGAACTCTTCGCACATTCGGCTGGCAAGCGCGGCTTGGTATCGAAAGACCCAATGACTCTTGACACCGTTTTCTGGATTGCATCGTGCACCAAGATGCTTACCGCCTTTGCTTGCATGCAGCTCGTTGAAAAAGGTGCCTTGCAGCTGGATGACGGAGACTCCCTTGAAAATATTGTCCCCGAACTCAAGGAAGTACAGGTGCTGCGGGAAGATGGAACCTGTGAgacaaaaaacaagaaaattACTCTTCGGATGTTATTGACCCATACTTCTGGGTTCGGTTACAGCTTTATGAACGAGCGGCTAAGGGATTGGTCCTTTCCCGCCGGAGTAAATGAATTTTCCGGAAGAATTGAGCATATCATTTCACAGCCTTTGGTATTTCAACCTGGCGAGGGATGGGAATACGGA ACGGGCATAGATTGGGCTGGAATCGCTGTTGAACGGATAAGCGGATTCGCTCTCAATGCATATTTCCAAAAGCACATGTTTGAGCCTCTAGGCATCAAAGACATGACCATGTTTCCTAGCAAGGATATGAAAGATAGACTTGCATATATGCACGATAGAGCCCCTGCTGGCATCATAAGACCACGGGACCACCTTCTTCAACTTCCATTGGTTATCGATCCAAATAACGTGGCTGAGACACGCCGCGTGTTTAACAGTGGGGGCGCCGGCCTATTTGCAAGGCCCCAAGAATACTGCA AGGTACTGGCAGTGTTGTTGAACGACGGCACCTGCCCGCGGACGGGTGTTCAACTGCTGCGTAAAGAAACAGTGGATGAAATGTTCCGAAACCAGATTCCACAGTTCCCAAATTATAGCCGCCAAGGAATTCCTGCGTCGAAGCCAGATTTGACCAACGCCCTCAGCGAGCTGTATCCGGTCCCTGAGAATCCACCCCAGGGCTGGGGACTTACATTTATGAAGACCAATGGAAGCAGCACCGGCAGGTCTACCGATGCGGCTCATTGGGCTGGCCTGCCAAATTTATGGTGGTGGTGCGATCGAGAAAATGGAGTTGCCGGGATGGTCTGCACTCAGATACTTCCATTCGCAGATAGCCGAGTCATCAGCCTGTGGGTTGAACTGGAGACTCAAGTTTATAAATCGCTTTCTGAGTGGAAAAATGAATGA